The proteins below come from a single Triticum aestivum cultivar Chinese Spring chromosome 5D, IWGSC CS RefSeq v2.1, whole genome shotgun sequence genomic window:
- the LOC123123650 gene encoding B3 domain-containing protein Os06g0194400 — MAESNSYEEQRRRQIEENRRKLEELRLHHLSAAVREAAARPKPKPNPKPRPKRKAPGPGELRRSGRVAGLPEQPNYLKGAQQRDDQGVYAAYDARIWKGPTDEERAAAVAKAEELQRRIHRIRRPAFVKTMTHVCASRAKQMMIPKHFIEHLPAHDEAVVLVDEADDEFHMMCNASKEGRHCYLSKGWREFAVHHDLENGDCLVFQLIDSAKFKVYIFRANPDYESDQTSDDSEDEQ, encoded by the exons ATGGCGGAATCCAACTCGTACGAGGAGCAGCGCCGGAGGCAGATTGAGGAGAACCGCCGGAAGCTGGAGGAGCTCCGCCTGCATCACCTCTCCGCCGCCGTCCGCGAGGCCGCCGCCAGGCCCAAGCCCAAGCCCAACCCCAAGCCCAGGCCG AAGCGGAAGGCCCCGGgccccggcgagctccggcggtcCGGCCGCGTCGCCGGCCTCCCGGAGCAGCCCAATTACCTCAAGGGTGCGCAGCAGCGCGACGACCAGGGAGTGTACGCCGCATATGACGCTCGTATTTGGAAAGGACCGACCGACGAGGAgagggccgccgccgtcgccaaggccgaggaGCTCCAGCGCCGGATCCACCGCATTCGCCGGCCCGCCTTCGTCAAGACCATGACCCACGTCTGCGCCAGCAGGGCAAAACAGATG ATGATCCCGAAGCACTTCATTGAGCACCTCCCGGCGCACGATGAGGCGGTCGTCTTGGTGGATGAGGCGGATGACGAGTTCCACATGATGTGCAATGCCAGCAAAGAGGGCAGACACTGCTACCTCAGCAAGGGGTGGAGAGAGTTTGCCGTCCACCATGACCTTGAAAATGGCGATTGCTTGGTTTTCCAGCTGATAGACAGCGCAAAGTTCAAG GTCTACATTTTCAGAGCAAACCCAGACTATGAAAGCGACCAAACTTCCGATGACTCTGAGGATGAACAGTAA
- the LOC123126091 gene encoding B3 domain-containing protein Os06g0194400, giving the protein MAESNSYEEQRRRQIEENRRKLDELRLHHLSAAVREAAARPKPNPKPKPKAPPPGELRRSGRVASLPEQPNYLKGAQQRDYQGLYADVIWKGPTDEERATAAAKAEELQRQIHRIRWPAFVKPITHACASRANFMTIPKQSTEYLPAHDEPVVVVDEADDESHMMYNASRQGRHCYLSKGWREFAVDYDLENGDCLVFQLIESAKFKVYIFRASPDYESDETSDDSEDEQK; this is encoded by the exons ATGGCGGAATCGAACTCGTACGAGGAGCAGCGCCGGAGGCAGATTGAGGAGAACCGCCGGAAGCTGGACGAGCTCCGCCTGCATCACCTCTCCGCCGCCGTCCGCGAGGCCGCCGCCAGGCCCAAGCCCAACCCCAAACCG AAGCCGAAGGCCCCGCcccccggcgagctccggcggtcCGGCCGCGTCGCCAGCCTCCCGGAGCAGCCCAACTACCTCAAGGGCGCGCAGCAGCGCGACTACCAGGGACTGTACGCCGATGTTATTTGGAAAGGGCCGACCGACGAGGAgagggccaccgccgccgccaaggcCGAGGAGCTCCAGCGCCAGATTCACCGCATCCGCTGGCCCGCCTTCGTCAAGCCCATCACCCACGCCTGCGCCAGCAGGGCAAACTTTATG ACTATCCCGAAGCAATCCACCGAGTACCTCCCGGCGCACGATGAGCCAGTCGTCGTGGTGGATGAGGCGGATGACGAGTCCCACATGATGTACAATGCCAGCAGACAGGGCAGGCACTGCTACCTCAGCAAGGGGTGGAGAGAGTTTGCCGTCGACTATGACCTTGAAAATGGCGATTGCTTGGTTTTCCAGCTGATAGAGAGCGCAAAGTTCAAG GTCTACATTTTTAGAGCAAGCCCAGACTATGAGAGCGACGAAACTTCCGATGACTCTGAGGATGAACAGAAGTGA